Proteins found in one Desulfosporosinus sp. Sb-LF genomic segment:
- a CDS encoding site-specific integrase produces MSDKTMNLKLNLICQVNKLMNRTNSHSIETRHRYEDATERFCGFIAEEFRLQKFKNVKPKHFESYVAKMVTDGYSGKTITTDLSGIRFFHELSESRFILPTNSELKKSGVNIPPVEVGIVDRAWTDIEIEKAKAISSAMGRLDVTAGIDLSRNFGLRINELSSLRVSQLKNALISDELIVKGKGGVVRIILVRTAHQVKSLNAAINYAIGSGRDRYSDRVLASSEKGGVRHKKESLQNWISNHRKKFEEDFRQKYSANYESQKAYCESQGFKLNCENISWHGLRHAYAQERYEELCAECLSKGLSHENAAYQARKEVSHELGHYRDSITNVYLR; encoded by the coding sequence ATGAGTGATAAAACTATGAACCTTAAATTAAATCTTATATGTCAGGTCAACAAGCTAATGAACCGCACTAATTCCCACTCAATAGAAACACGACATCGATACGAAGATGCAACAGAACGTTTTTGTGGTTTCATTGCTGAAGAATTTCGTCTCCAAAAGTTCAAAAATGTTAAACCAAAACACTTTGAGTCATACGTAGCAAAAATGGTTACAGATGGCTATTCAGGAAAAACAATTACCACAGATTTATCTGGGATTCGATTTTTCCATGAATTGAGTGAATCACGCTTTATACTTCCTACAAATTCCGAACTGAAGAAATCAGGAGTTAATATCCCTCCGGTAGAAGTTGGCATAGTGGATCGCGCCTGGACAGATATAGAAATCGAAAAAGCTAAAGCTATTTCATCCGCAATGGGTCGACTAGATGTAACGGCCGGTATCGATTTGTCACGTAATTTTGGACTTAGAATCAATGAATTATCTTCTCTAAGAGTTTCACAATTAAAAAATGCCCTCATTAGTGATGAGCTCATTGTCAAAGGAAAAGGCGGCGTTGTGCGTATTATTTTAGTTCGAACTGCTCACCAAGTTAAAAGCCTCAATGCTGCAATAAATTATGCCATAGGATCCGGACGGGATAGATATAGTGACAGAGTACTAGCGAGCTCTGAAAAAGGTGGAGTTCGCCACAAGAAAGAAAGCCTTCAGAACTGGATTTCTAATCATCGAAAAAAGTTTGAAGAGGACTTTCGACAGAAGTATTCTGCAAACTATGAGAGTCAAAAAGCATACTGTGAAAGCCAAGGTTTCAAGCTAAACTGTGAAAACATCAGTTGGCATGGCCTCAGACACGCATATGCTCAGGAACGATACGAAGAACTATGCGCTGAATGTTTAAGCAAAGGCCTAAGTCACGAAAATGCAGCGTATCAGGCTAGAAAAGAGGTTTCCCATGAACTAGGCCATTACCGTGATTCAATTACAAACGTTTATTTGAGATAA